A stretch of the Parabacteroides timonensis genome encodes the following:
- a CDS encoding outer membrane beta-barrel protein produces the protein MKTMRYIFKKQFILLMILSVFCLKGQAQIEDKLHFNVDWQMNTPIHTDFADKISGWGMNFEAGYYVTPSWSLGAFLSFHTNHKYVDRQTLQLSPTESLTTDQQLSAFQLPFGLTTSYRFGQNDYLKPYVGVKLGAMYAENSSYMTTVRYYSNPWGFYVSPELGMNIYPVPDKRFGFHVALYYSYATNQTDLLTYSMNGQNNLGFRVGICF, from the coding sequence ATGAAAACGATGAGATACATTTTTAAGAAACAATTCATATTATTGATGATACTGTCTGTTTTCTGCTTGAAAGGACAGGCACAGATAGAAGATAAGCTGCATTTTAATGTAGATTGGCAGATGAATACTCCGATCCATACGGATTTTGCAGATAAGATCAGCGGTTGGGGAATGAATTTTGAAGCAGGATACTATGTAACGCCTTCCTGGTCATTGGGAGCATTCCTGAGTTTTCATACGAATCATAAATACGTAGACCGGCAGACCTTGCAATTATCGCCGACCGAATCGTTGACGACCGACCAGCAGTTATCGGCTTTTCAATTGCCTTTTGGTCTGACGACTTCCTACCGCTTCGGGCAGAATGATTATCTGAAACCGTATGTGGGTGTGAAATTGGGTGCCATGTATGCGGAAAATTCCAGTTATATGACGACAGTTCGTTATTATTCGAATCCGTGGGGTTTCTATGTATCGCCTGAACTGGGAATGAATATTTATCCTGTGCCGGACAAGCGTTTCGGTTTTCATGTGGCCTTGTATTACAGTTACGCCACAAACCAGACGGATTTACTGACTTATTCGATGAACGGACAAAACAATCTGGGATTCCGTGTCGGTATTTGTTTCTGA
- a CDS encoding FecR family protein, translated as MEQKLLHKMFSGQATDDELTQIRQWVNECKENRDSFYHERAFFDALQFNDVNIDVRVRKRSVTFWKWVGSVAAAVIALLLFFNVPTHFENNSPQEIAFNTIKVPAGQRVEVTLADGTHLWLNARSEFSYPVSFNGDKREVHLKGEAFFDVARDENKKFIVNTGRCEVEVLGTQFNVDAYGEDDFSTALLRGSVKVIDKSQSNESVVLEPNNAVRLDNGKLTVTPITDFSPYSWKDGVIAFKDIDFEVLMKKLEKNYGIRITIDNSRLDNYACSGKFRISDGIEEVLKALQQDAHFTFEWDSGEEIRIQ; from the coding sequence ATGGAGCAAAAGTTATTACATAAGATGTTTAGTGGGCAGGCTACGGACGACGAGCTGACACAAATTCGTCAATGGGTAAATGAATGCAAAGAGAACAGAGATTCATTCTATCATGAGCGTGCTTTCTTTGATGCGCTTCAATTTAACGATGTTAATATAGATGTGCGTGTACGCAAACGCTCGGTGACTTTCTGGAAATGGGTTGGGAGTGTCGCCGCTGCCGTCATTGCTTTACTTCTGTTTTTTAATGTACCAACCCATTTCGAAAACAATTCCCCACAGGAGATTGCCTTTAATACGATTAAAGTGCCTGCCGGACAGCGGGTAGAAGTAACCCTGGCTGATGGAACCCATCTTTGGTTGAATGCCCGGTCTGAGTTTTCTTATCCGGTATCTTTTAATGGTGACAAACGCGAAGTACATTTAAAAGGAGAAGCTTTTTTCGACGTGGCCAGGGACGAAAATAAGAAGTTTATTGTGAATACCGGACGTTGTGAAGTCGAAGTTTTAGGTACTCAGTTTAATGTGGATGCTTATGGCGAAGATGATTTCTCAACGGCCCTTTTAAGAGGAAGCGTAAAAGTTATCGACAAATCTCAATCAAATGAATCAGTTGTGTTAGAACCAAATAATGCGGTCAGACTTGATAATGGAAAACTGACTGTTACTCCCATCACCGATTTCAGTCCTTACAGTTGGAAAGACGGAGTCATCGCGTTTAAGGATATCGACTTTGAAGTTTTGATGAAGAAACTGGAGAAGAATTATGGTATCCGTATAACGATTGATAATTCACGTCTGGATAATTATGCATGTAGTGGAAAGTTCCGTATTTCAGATGGGATTGAAGAGGTGCTGAAAGCATTGCAGCAAGATGCCCATTTTACTTTTGAATGGGATAGTGGAGAAGAAATTCGTATTCAATAA
- a CDS encoding adenosine kinase produces the protein MNTIGLGNALVDVLLRLDSDDVLTEVGIKKGAMDMINQEQMVAIRKTQERLERSQAPGGSVCNTMRAMACLGANAGFIGKIGTDSVGEFYEQALKDANVAPYFIKTSGISGSCTVLISKDGERSMGTFLGPAPTITPDEIKEDILNKYNCIYIEGYLLVNEELVRSTMQKAKKLGLKVALDLSNFNIVNAFKGLLDDIIPNYVDILFSNESEAEAFTGLNAHEAVKALSGMVEVSLVTLGKEGALVGSNGQIISVPAEGGKPIDTTGAGDHFAAGFLYGQSVGATLEQSARIGSLLAGYIIDVIGAQIPDDKWEQIKLKVDTILS, from the coding sequence ATGAATACAATAGGCTTAGGAAATGCTTTAGTTGATGTTTTATTGCGGTTGGATAGTGATGATGTACTGACTGAAGTAGGAATAAAGAAGGGAGCAATGGATATGATCAACCAGGAACAGATGGTTGCAATCCGTAAAACACAGGAACGTTTGGAAAGAAGCCAGGCTCCGGGTGGTTCAGTCTGTAACACCATGCGTGCTATGGCATGCCTTGGGGCAAATGCTGGTTTTATAGGTAAGATAGGAACCGACTCGGTTGGTGAATTTTATGAACAAGCGCTTAAAGATGCTAATGTCGCTCCTTACTTTATTAAAACATCCGGTATTTCCGGTAGCTGTACGGTGTTGATCTCGAAAGATGGAGAACGCTCTATGGGTACATTCCTGGGACCGGCTCCTACAATCACACCGGATGAGATAAAAGAAGATATCTTGAACAAGTACAATTGTATTTATATAGAAGGCTATCTTTTAGTGAATGAAGAACTGGTTCGTTCAACGATGCAGAAAGCTAAAAAGTTGGGCTTGAAAGTAGCTCTCGATTTATCTAATTTTAATATTGTCAATGCTTTCAAAGGATTATTGGATGATATAATCCCCAACTATGTCGATATTCTTTTCTCAAACGAAAGTGAAGCCGAAGCCTTTACCGGACTGAATGCTCACGAAGCCGTCAAAGCTCTTTCGGGTATGGTGGAAGTTTCTTTGGTTACATTGGGCAAGGAAGGTGCATTGGTCGGCAGCAACGGCCAGATTATATCTGTTCCCGCAGAAGGAGGTAAGCCTATCGATACGACCGGTGCCGGCGATCACTTTGCTGCCGGCTTCCTTTATGGCCAATCTGTCGGTGCCACTTTGGAGCAATCAGCCCGTATCGGTTCGCTTCTGGCAGGATATATTATAGACGTGATCGGAGCCCAGATTCCGGATGATAAATGGGAACAAATAAAGTTAAAAGTAGATACGATATTATCCTGA
- a CDS encoding DUF4136 domain-containing protein, with product MKKLFLFALAVTALFSSCEKDPDLNKLSSDYAVYTNYDSNVQFNKFNSYYLPDSILLAGSGLKAQYWKDENAQKIINEVVTEMDARGYTRIDDKEKADIGLQLSYAQSTTQIISPGYGYGYGWWGAGFWGPFWNDWYYPYPVSYSYDTGTFVAEMVDLTDKPTDGNKKVDLPVIWHAYASGLMYNNSRIDMQLTLRAVEQAFAQSSYINK from the coding sequence ATGAAGAAGTTGTTTTTATTTGCTTTGGCTGTGACAGCCTTATTTTCTTCCTGCGAGAAAGACCCGGATCTGAATAAGCTGTCCAGTGATTATGCTGTCTATACGAATTATGATAGCAATGTTCAGTTCAACAAATTCAATTCTTATTATCTTCCTGATAGCATTCTGCTAGCCGGTAGTGGTCTGAAGGCCCAATATTGGAAAGACGAGAATGCCCAAAAGATCATTAATGAGGTAGTGACTGAGATGGATGCCCGTGGATATACCCGGATCGATGACAAGGAAAAGGCCGACATCGGTTTACAGTTATCCTATGCCCAAAGTACTACGCAGATCATCTCGCCGGGGTATGGTTACGGTTACGGCTGGTGGGGAGCCGGTTTCTGGGGACCGTTCTGGAATGACTGGTATTATCCGTATCCTGTTTCCTATAGTTATGACACCGGTACATTTGTTGCAGAAATGGTCGACTTAACGGATAAACCGACCGATGGGAATAAGAAGGTCGATCTGCCGGTTATCTGGCATGCTTATGCTTCGGGTCTTATGTATAATAATTCGCGCATCGATATGCAACTGACACTGCGTGCTGTCGAACAGGCCTTTGCCCAATCCTCTTATATCAATAAATAA
- a CDS encoding glycoside hydrolase family 78 protein: protein MKKLILFITVTTFLSYSGANGQSVRLTDLQSDHLETPIGIDNPAPRLSWKMEDSRQGAKQTSYRVLVDKDSMKVVNGNADIWDTGKINSGDMLITYAGKQLEPFIKYYWKVIGGDLENKEIASPVSSFEMGMMNIRNWQGAWIGDGKDVDYQPAPYFRKKFAAGKTIKSARAYIAAAGLYELYINGEKIGDHRLDPLYTRFDRRNLYVTYDVTGLLQNGDNAIGVLLGNGWYNHQSKAVWDFDRAPWRNRPAFCMDLRITYNDGSIETIPTDLSWKTSSGALVFNSIYTGEHYDARLEQTGWNTPDFDDSKWNGVGYRGVPSQNVTAQQARPIRNVLTLPAKSVNKIDEKTYVFDFGQNMSGVTRIKVSGERGTEVRIKHGERLFDNGRIDMSNIDVYYRGDKEKDPFQTDILILSGGNDEFMAKFNYKGFRYVEVSSDKPLALDQNSLTAYFMHSDVPTVGQISTSSELVNKLWWATNNAYLSNLMGYPTDCPQREKNGWTGDGHFAIETALYNFDGITVYEKWLADHRDEQQPNGVLPDIIPTGGWGYGTDNGLDWTSTIAIIPWNLYMFYGDSKPLSDCYESIKRYVDYVDRTSPNHLTTWGRGDWVPVKSQSNKELTSSIYFYVDARILANAAKLFDKKDDYAYYTALAEKIKNAVNDKYLNKETGIYANGSQTELSVPLQWKIVPDNMIAKVAQNLAKKVEEAGFHLDVGVLGAKAILNALSENGYPEVAYKVAAQDTYPSWGWWIVNGATTLLENWDLKAERDISDNHMMFGEIGGWFYKGLGGLFPDPEQPGFKHILLRPNFVKELKHFEAQHNSPYGRIISKWEWNKKKIKYEVTVPANSTATLYLPDYIKGDKVIELESGRHNLVLTVSK, encoded by the coding sequence ATGAAAAAGCTTATATTATTTATTACTGTTACTACTTTTCTTAGTTATTCCGGGGCTAACGGGCAGTCTGTCCGTTTGACCGACTTGCAGAGTGACCATCTTGAAACTCCGATAGGTATTGATAATCCGGCTCCTCGTCTTTCGTGGAAAATGGAAGACAGCCGGCAAGGGGCAAAACAAACATCTTATCGTGTGTTGGTGGATAAAGACTCGATGAAAGTTGTAAACGGAAATGCCGATATATGGGATACCGGAAAAATAAATTCCGGAGATATGTTGATTACTTATGCGGGTAAACAGCTTGAACCTTTTATTAAATATTACTGGAAGGTGATAGGTGGCGATCTGGAAAATAAAGAAATAGCTTCACCTGTCAGCTCTTTTGAAATGGGGATGATGAATATAAGGAACTGGCAGGGGGCCTGGATAGGCGATGGAAAAGATGTGGACTATCAACCTGCCCCTTATTTCCGTAAGAAGTTTGCAGCAGGTAAAACAATAAAATCGGCACGTGCCTATATTGCCGCTGCCGGATTATATGAGTTATATATCAATGGAGAGAAAATAGGAGATCATCGTCTTGATCCGCTGTATACCCGTTTCGATCGACGTAACTTGTATGTAACTTACGATGTGACCGGGCTGCTTCAGAATGGGGATAATGCCATAGGTGTACTTTTGGGTAATGGATGGTATAATCATCAATCGAAAGCCGTATGGGATTTCGACCGGGCCCCCTGGCGTAACAGACCTGCTTTCTGTATGGATCTTCGTATCACTTATAATGATGGTAGTATCGAAACTATTCCTACCGATCTTAGTTGGAAAACATCTTCGGGTGCATTAGTTTTCAACAGTATCTATACCGGGGAACATTACGATGCACGTCTCGAACAGACTGGTTGGAATACTCCGGACTTTGATGATTCTAAATGGAATGGAGTAGGATATCGAGGCGTCCCTTCCCAAAATGTTACGGCACAACAAGCCCGTCCGATCCGGAATGTATTGACTCTCCCGGCGAAATCTGTCAACAAAATAGATGAAAAGACGTACGTTTTTGATTTTGGTCAGAATATGTCGGGAGTTACCCGGATAAAAGTATCGGGAGAAAGGGGAACGGAAGTAAGGATTAAACATGGAGAGCGGCTTTTTGATAATGGGCGTATCGATATGTCCAACATTGATGTTTATTATCGGGGAGATAAGGAAAAAGATCCTTTCCAGACAGATATCCTGATCCTTAGCGGTGGTAATGATGAATTTATGGCGAAGTTCAACTACAAAGGATTCCGTTATGTGGAAGTTTCCAGCGATAAGCCGTTGGCGCTTGACCAAAACAGCCTGACAGCTTACTTTATGCATAGTGATGTTCCTACGGTGGGACAGATCAGTACTTCGAGCGAACTTGTCAATAAGTTGTGGTGGGCAACCAATAACGCCTACCTGTCGAATTTGATGGGCTATCCGACCGACTGTCCGCAGCGTGAAAAGAACGGATGGACCGGAGACGGACATTTTGCCATTGAAACGGCTTTGTATAATTTTGACGGAATTACCGTCTATGAGAAATGGTTGGCCGACCATCGCGACGAACAGCAACCCAACGGAGTACTCCCCGATATTATCCCGACAGGCGGATGGGGCTACGGTACCGACAACGGGTTGGACTGGACAAGTACAATTGCCATTATCCCCTGGAACTTATATATGTTTTATGGCGATAGCAAACCACTCTCCGATTGTTATGAGAGCATTAAGCGATATGTCGATTATGTAGACCGTACAAGTCCTAACCATCTGACTACCTGGGGGCGTGGAGATTGGGTTCCGGTCAAATCCCAGTCCAATAAGGAACTTACCTCTTCTATTTATTTTTACGTGGATGCCAGGATACTGGCGAATGCCGCTAAGTTGTTTGATAAAAAGGATGATTATGCCTATTATACAGCATTAGCCGAGAAAATCAAAAATGCGGTAAATGATAAATACCTGAATAAGGAAACTGGTATCTATGCGAATGGTAGCCAGACGGAATTAAGTGTTCCTTTGCAATGGAAAATAGTTCCCGACAATATGATAGCTAAAGTTGCACAAAATCTGGCAAAGAAAGTGGAAGAGGCAGGATTTCATTTGGATGTCGGTGTATTGGGAGCTAAAGCGATCCTGAATGCGTTGAGTGAAAACGGATATCCGGAAGTTGCCTATAAAGTTGCGGCGCAAGATACTTATCCGTCGTGGGGTTGGTGGATTGTCAACGGGGCAACAACTTTATTGGAGAACTGGGACTTGAAAGCCGAACGCGATATTTCGGATAATCATATGATGTTCGGGGAGATCGGCGGATGGTTCTATAAAGGGTTAGGAGGTCTTTTCCCCGATCCGGAACAACCGGGTTTCAAACATATATTACTGCGTCCCAACTTTGTAAAAGAGTTGAAACATTTTGAGGCACAACATAATTCTCCTTACGGACGGATTATTTCGAAATGGGAGTGGAACAAGAAGAAGATCAAATATGAAGTAACTGTACCTGCCAACAGCACGGCAACTCTTTATCTGCCGGATTATATAAAAGGAGACAAAGTCATCGAACTGGAATCGGGAAGGCATAATCTGGTTTTAACAGTATCGAAATGA
- a CDS encoding sensor histidine kinase, whose translation MQNKYNHYFNFFLFSGLACFSYFFMVLYSDISPQHQTLLISFWAFLLVVFVFNALGFSIMLINEWQKRSYQFLVRGKHQLLINCILMAGLLFLLNYLLFSIVKVLLEIPSPFALRGAGVRMIFVVWLVEMVIVSLTMVANFYRQLIVLHEKANKLEESAIKAQYVALQNQVNPHFLFNNLNTLISEIEYNPENAVVFTQRLSDVYRYILQSQQEGLVTLRSEITFLKSFIFLHQVRLGDCLFVDNRIDPALLEKKIPSFTLQLLTENVIKHNIINSDKPMTIHLSTTEDGKMLVVSNLIRMKQNVVKSGTGLRNLSSRYKLMNNQDIIVENDSNCFTVKIPLLNE comes from the coding sequence ATGCAGAACAAATACAATCATTATTTTAATTTCTTCCTTTTTTCAGGGTTAGCCTGTTTCTCTTACTTTTTCATGGTGCTTTATTCGGATATTTCTCCGCAGCATCAGACTCTTTTGATCTCTTTCTGGGCTTTCCTGCTAGTCGTATTTGTTTTTAATGCGTTAGGGTTCAGTATAATGCTGATCAATGAATGGCAGAAGAGAAGCTATCAGTTTCTGGTAAGAGGGAAACATCAATTGTTGATTAATTGTATTTTGATGGCCGGGCTTTTGTTTCTGCTGAATTATCTGTTGTTTTCTATTGTCAAGGTTTTATTGGAGATTCCTTCGCCGTTTGCGTTGAGGGGAGCAGGTGTACGGATGATCTTTGTGGTGTGGCTGGTGGAGATGGTGATTGTCAGCCTGACGATGGTTGCTAATTTTTACAGGCAACTGATCGTTCTTCATGAAAAGGCGAACAAACTGGAGGAGAGTGCGATAAAAGCACAGTATGTTGCTTTGCAAAACCAGGTAAATCCGCATTTTCTCTTTAATAACCTGAATACGCTGATCTCGGAAATAGAATATAATCCGGAGAATGCTGTGGTATTTACTCAGCGGTTGTCGGATGTTTACCGGTATATTTTACAAAGCCAGCAGGAGGGACTGGTTACTTTGCGTTCGGAGATAACCTTTTTGAAATCGTTCATATTCCTGCATCAAGTACGGTTAGGGGATTGTCTTTTCGTAGATAACAGGATCGATCCTGCTCTGCTGGAAAAGAAAATACCGTCTTTTACTTTACAGTTATTAACCGAGAATGTGATCAAGCACAATATAATTAATTCGGATAAACCGATGACCATTCATCTGAGTACTACGGAAGACGGGAAAATGCTGGTGGTAAGTAATCTGATCCGGATGAAGCAGAACGTCGTTAAGTCGGGAACCGGGCTCAGGAATCTCTCTTCCCGGTATAAACTGATGAACAATCAGGATATTATCGTGGAAAATGATTCGAATTGTTTTACCGTTAAAATACCATTACTGAATGAATAA
- a CDS encoding LytR/AlgR family response regulator transcription factor has product MNKIRAAIIEDEIPAARLLNKMLTELRPEWEILLLPGNVEGAVKWFNNNPHPDILFLDIQLTDGVSFSFIEQANPECMIVFTTAYDEYAIRAFKVNSIDYLLKPIDKERLNEALEKFEKLVSKYYRDFGKQGDILQILQNITSPAKKYRTRFLISGEDKLFTLQVDDIAYFYTENKITFAVTHQNKEYIIDMSLDKLCEQLDPDRFFRTNRQTVVSVQSIHKIESYFLGKVVVKVIPPFKDKIIVSREKISAFKSWLNY; this is encoded by the coding sequence ATGAATAAGATAAGAGCTGCTATTATTGAAGACGAAATTCCGGCAGCCCGTCTGCTGAACAAGATGTTGACGGAGTTGCGTCCCGAATGGGAGATACTGTTATTGCCGGGAAATGTGGAAGGTGCTGTGAAATGGTTTAACAATAATCCGCATCCGGATATTCTGTTTCTGGATATCCAGTTGACAGACGGTGTTTCTTTTTCTTTTATCGAACAGGCAAATCCTGAATGTATGATCGTATTTACAACGGCTTACGATGAATATGCGATCCGTGCCTTCAAAGTGAACAGCATAGATTATTTGTTGAAGCCTATCGATAAGGAACGGTTGAACGAGGCATTGGAGAAGTTTGAAAAACTAGTCTCTAAATATTACAGGGACTTCGGCAAACAGGGGGATATTTTACAAATACTTCAAAATATAACCAGTCCGGCAAAGAAATACAGGACGCGATTCCTTATTTCGGGAGAAGACAAGTTGTTTACGTTGCAAGTGGATGACATCGCTTATTTCTACACGGAGAATAAGATCACTTTTGCCGTTACCCATCAGAATAAAGAATACATTATAGATATGTCTTTGGATAAACTGTGCGAACAACTCGATCCCGACCGTTTTTTCCGGACTAACCGGCAAACGGTAGTAAGTGTGCAGTCTATCCATAAAATAGAAAGTTATTTCCTCGGTAAAGTGGTTGTAAAGGTAATCCCGCCTTTTAAAGATAAGATCATTGTAAGCCGCGAGAAGATCAGTGCGTTCAAATCATGGCTGAATTATTAA
- a CDS encoding S41 family peptidase: MYKQIRRERLIGLFCLLLLFGSTMPGQAQKDNRFEVSKNLDIFNALVKEVEMFYVDSVDVEKTVRRGINSMLGSLDPYTEYYPEQEMDKLKMMTTGEYGGIGSYIRGRQEGGVYIIEPFEGMPAALAGLQAGDRILAIDTVDVTEKSSDEVSNLLKGVPNTKMVLKIQRPNEKKPREVELLRKQILVDQVTYYGVRGDGVGYIYLKGFTDKSAQEVKNAFEDLKKNHQIKSLILDLRNNGGGLLESATQIVSMFVPKGKEVVSTKGKISQWDRTYRTANEPLDTVMPMAVLINGNSASAAEIVSGSLQDMDRAVLVGQRSFGKGLVQSTRELPYNGSVKITMSKYYIPSGRCIQQMDYTHRKADGSVAAIPDSLTSVFYTSKGRPVRDGGGVRPEFEIEEEEMPTMMYYLATDFVLLDFVTNWAQKHKTIPPVEEFTVSDEDFEAFKNYAKEKNFTYDRQSEKVLKNLKEIAKFEGYMNSDSTIFNELEARLTPNLDRDFELYKGQIKKLMASEIIKRYYFQKGELLESLKDDEVLEKAIEVLGNQELYNKTLSTPEEGDAKPVEDKSKPSTGGNIAYVFDQTIG; encoded by the coding sequence ATGTATAAGCAGATACGACGAGAAAGATTGATAGGTTTGTTTTGTTTATTACTCCTCTTCGGGAGTACTATGCCGGGACAGGCTCAAAAAGATAACCGCTTTGAGGTGAGTAAGAACCTCGATATTTTCAATGCTCTGGTAAAAGAAGTTGAAATGTTTTATGTAGATTCCGTTGACGTGGAGAAGACAGTCCGTAGAGGGATCAACAGCATGTTGGGAAGTCTCGACCCTTACACCGAGTACTATCCGGAGCAGGAAATGGATAAGCTGAAAATGATGACTACCGGCGAATACGGTGGAATAGGATCTTATATCCGTGGACGCCAGGAAGGTGGCGTATATATTATCGAACCGTTTGAAGGCATGCCCGCAGCATTGGCCGGACTTCAGGCCGGCGACCGTATCCTGGCTATCGATACAGTGGATGTGACAGAAAAATCATCTGATGAAGTAAGTAACCTTTTGAAAGGAGTACCTAATACAAAGATGGTATTGAAGATACAACGTCCCAATGAAAAGAAGCCGCGTGAAGTGGAGCTTTTGCGTAAGCAAATCCTGGTAGACCAGGTTACTTACTACGGTGTGCGTGGTGATGGTGTCGGTTATATCTATCTAAAAGGATTTACCGATAAAAGTGCCCAGGAAGTAAAGAACGCTTTCGAAGACCTGAAGAAAAATCATCAGATTAAATCGTTGATTCTCGACTTACGTAATAATGGAGGCGGTTTATTGGAAAGCGCGACGCAGATTGTCAGTATGTTTGTTCCCAAAGGAAAAGAAGTGGTTTCGACCAAAGGGAAGATCAGCCAGTGGGACCGTACCTATCGTACGGCTAACGAACCGTTGGATACGGTTATGCCGATGGCTGTCCTGATTAACGGCAACTCTGCTTCTGCTGCTGAAATCGTTTCAGGTTCATTACAGGATATGGACCGTGCCGTATTGGTGGGACAGCGTTCTTTTGGAAAAGGATTGGTTCAGTCTACACGCGAACTACCTTATAATGGTAGCGTGAAGATCACAATGAGTAAATATTATATACCCAGCGGCCGTTGTATACAGCAAATGGACTATACGCATCGGAAAGCAGACGGCAGTGTTGCTGCTATTCCCGATAGCCTGACATCGGTATTTTATACCTCTAAGGGACGTCCGGTACGTGATGGTGGCGGTGTTCGTCCCGAGTTTGAAATAGAAGAGGAAGAAATGCCGACTATGATGTATTACCTGGCTACCGATTTTGTGTTGCTTGACTTTGTAACGAATTGGGCACAGAAACATAAGACGATCCCTCCCGTTGAAGAGTTTACTGTTTCGGATGAGGATTTTGAAGCTTTCAAAAACTATGCAAAGGAAAAGAATTTCACTTACGATCGTCAGAGCGAGAAAGTTTTGAAGAATCTGAAGGAGATAGCCAAGTTTGAAGGGTATATGAATAGCGACTCGACAATCTTTAATGAACTGGAAGCCCGCTTGACTCCGAACCTGGACAGAGATTTTGAGCTTTATAAAGGCCAGATCAAGAAACTGATGGCCTCAGAGATAATAAAGCGTTACTATTTCCAGAAAGGTGAATTACTGGAAAGCCTGAAGGATGACGAAGTACTTGAAAAGGCTATCGAAGTTTTAGGTAATCAGGAATTATATAATAAAACATTAAGTACCCCGGAAGAAGGTGATGCGAAACCTGTTGAAGACAAATCCAAACCTTCCACCGGAGGAAATATAGCTTATGTCTTTGATCAGACAATAGGATAA
- a CDS encoding RNA polymerase sigma-70 factor produces MDEKAYIKLFNYIFANHRERYIRFAYSYTYNREVAEDLVAESLMYYWENRNKLDDVKDIPLYILIIIKNRCLDYLQRERTWNNIAENLLSNKEWELQMRISSLEACEPEALFSNEVQDLIQKTLDKLPEKSRRIFIMSRYEGKSYQTIAKETNLSVKSVEFHVSKALAALRKELKDYLPALLFVFDFFYK; encoded by the coding sequence ATGGATGAGAAGGCATACATAAAACTATTCAATTATATTTTCGCGAATCATCGTGAACGCTACATTCGGTTTGCATATTCATACACCTATAATCGTGAAGTAGCAGAAGATCTGGTTGCAGAAAGCCTGATGTACTATTGGGAGAACCGTAACAAACTGGATGATGTGAAAGATATTCCCTTATATATATTGATCATCATTAAAAATCGATGCCTGGATTATTTACAGAGGGAACGTACGTGGAATAATATTGCCGAAAATCTGTTATCAAATAAGGAATGGGAACTTCAAATGCGCATATCCAGCCTGGAAGCCTGTGAGCCGGAAGCGTTATTCAGTAATGAGGTACAAGATCTTATTCAAAAAACACTGGATAAATTACCTGAAAAATCAAGACGTATCTTTATCATGAGCCGTTATGAAGGGAAAAGTTATCAAACGATAGCCAAGGAAACGAATCTCTCTGTGAAAAGCGTTGAGTTTCATGTTAGTAAAGCATTGGCGGCCCTGCGGAAAGAGTTAAAAGACTATCTGCCGGCCCTTCTGTTTGTCTTCGACTTCTTCTATAAATAA